A single Larimichthys crocea isolate SSNF chromosome VIII, L_crocea_2.0, whole genome shotgun sequence DNA region contains:
- the LOC104930734 gene encoding ankyrin repeat domain-containing protein SOWAHC, whose protein sequence is MAADCTQEAILAFLKERGGKVKNTDLIEHFKAVFPEQPEKKAAARNRFKNYVDNVAFVKTESGVKHVCLKKKFRGSVKENPRGTEPAELVSGDPAAAAAPRGGHRSQVGDDAAAADPAQRRAAGGELLPPGSGYGNDSQVRVPPDFPTITVLAEKTDDGSERRESVCVAREVDRGSGEMGNRGSLRRESRKEQAVKPPDIPQIAVIEASPLPAEDSMFTLPGPVQTAAATGQVDTSTAPRDTQVETESLPLGGLTEAEQINVLIRRRSSKGSQHRRSRRPQVDEGEDESQVETQSLSGSESSPKGSRRHFIEVMLNNSPQLRRSLVLRNSVSLSFKSDSDSLSLVSNMDDDRDPITLDPLEHEWMMCASDGEWSSLCNLLSTDPTLVLRKDFITGFTCLHWAAKQDKPELMPLIINFAKQHNVPISVDTRSNTGYTPLHIAAMHNHMEVVKLLVGAYNADVEIRDYSGKKACQYLTDNVSMDMRDIIGAYERSESEKADRRDRGSWRFSKVLQSNPKPRRLLNPNDCDSVDGEAQLREPLVRRKSSFSRMKPKLQRLRKRTSQIVHSVTFHDAEEVEGSTKGSFKSRPKTHFFG, encoded by the coding sequence ATGGCTGCCGACTGCACTCAAGAGGCGATTCTGGCGTTtctgaaggagagagggggcaaAGTGAAAAACACGGATTTAATTGAGCACTTTAAGGCGGTGTTCCCGGAGCAGCCGGAGAAGAAGGCGGCTGCCCGTAACAGATTTAAGAACTACGTGGACAACGTCGCTTTCGTGAAGACCGAGAGTGGAGTTAAACATGTCTGCCTGAAGAAGAAGTTTCGCGGTTCGGTGAAGGAGAACCCGCGCGGGACAGAACCAGCGGAGCTCGTGAGCGGTGACCCCGCAGCTGCAGCTGCGCCTCGCGGAGGACACCGCTCCCAGGTCGGTGATGACGCAGCAGCGGCAGACCCAGCCCAGCGTCGCGCCGCGGGCGGTGAGCTCCTTCCACCTGGCTCGGGTTACGGAAATGACAGCCAGGTAAGAGTTCCGCCTGATTTCCCGACTATAACCGTGTTAGCGGAAAAAACAGACGACGGGAGCGAGCGTCGCGAGTCTGTTTGTGTGGCGCGGGAAGTGGACAGGGGCTCAGGTGAGATGGGGAACAGAGGAAGCTTGAGGAGGGAGTCCAGGAAGGAGCAGGCTGTGAAGCCGCCTGACATACCACAGATTGCAGTGATTGAAGCCTCACCTCTCCCCGCTGAGGACTCCATGTTCACCCTGCCCGGGCCTgtacagactgctgctgctacaggaCAGGTAGACACTTCTACCGCTCCAAGAGACACACAAGTCGAGACAGAGTCTCTTCCACTCGGAGGCTTGACGGAGGCAGAGCAGATTAACGTGTTGATCAGGCGGCGGAGTTCGAAAGGATCCCAGcacaggagaagcaggaggcCTCAGGTGGACGAAGGTGAGGATGAAAGCCAGGTGGAGACGCAGAGTCTGTCCGGGAGCGAAAGCTCCCCCAAAGGCAGCCGCAGACACTTCATCGAGGTCATGCTGAACAACTCCCCCCAGCTGAGGCGCAGCTTGGTGCTACGCAACTCGGTGTCCCTGTCCTTCAAGAGCGACAGTGACTCCCTGTCTTTGGTCTCCAACATGGACGACGACAGAGACCCCATCACCCTGGACCCGTTGGAGCACGAGTGGATGATGTGTGCTTCGGATGGGGAGTGGAGTAGCTTGTGCAACCTCCTCAGCACAGACCCAACCCTCGTCCTGAGGAAGGACTTCATCACCGGCTTCACCTGTCTGCACTGGGCGGCCAAGCAGGACAAGCCCGAGCTGATGCCGCTGATCATCAACTTTGCCAAGCAGCACAATGTTCCCATCAGCGTGGATACTCGCTCCAACACCGGCTACACACCGCTGCACATAGCCGCCATGCACAACCACATGGAGGTGGTGAAGCTCCTGGTGGGGGCCTACAACGCAGATGTAGAGATCAGGGACTACAGCGGGAAGAAGGCCTGCCAGTACCTCACCGACAACGTGAGCATGGACATGCGAGACATCATAGGGGCGTACGAGCGCTCTGAGTCCGAGAAAGCAGACCGTCGGGATCGAGGCTCCTGGAGGTTCTCCAAGGTTCTCCAGTCCAACCCGAAGCCTCGCAGGCTCCTCAACCCCAACGACTGCGACTCTGTGGACGGGGAGGCTCAACTCCGAGAGCCACTCGTCAGGAGGAAGTCCTCGTTCAGCAGGATGAAGCCCAAACTGCAGAGGCTCCGGAAGAGGACGTCGCAGATCGTCCACAGTGTGACGTTCCACGAcgcggaggaggtggaggggtcaACGAAGGGTTCCTTTAAGTCCAGaccaaagacacatttctttggGTGA